From the genome of Papaver somniferum cultivar HN1 chromosome 2, ASM357369v1, whole genome shotgun sequence, one region includes:
- the LOC113349741 gene encoding nuclear pore complex protein NUP58-like isoform X1, with translation MSFSGFSTQPQQNLFQPQSQPNSFQQTNLFQQTQQQQQQPQQFQFQQQQQQQQQQLYLLTNDKTPATYNTKWADLHPDSQKTLLQIEERILEFRDESQRLDQCSRLYDSSVSNDGFELDASHIVQELGGISTGMEREKIVLQELMVVIKNIMRNTELAVRSFMILRPRFIHPKVGAAANINAQGQAQGAPSAITPSVSTSSVPEYDFYSGLPRRPSPFMQQTVARLEKYLGECRQCVEELEQLLLSDSERSSGSDSSLLQSLPKVLSNVHDFFVHVAAKVESLHQGIESMKSAYLADQRRRGDSNDPFLEADRRQLAKQEAASKRVHPTLHLPAVSQPSTQVAGLFAGSAAPAINAPQPSLGTTPASSGSGFSLFTSPAAAPSANLFSTPASAPTSSLFGSPAASPQPPILGTLQPSLFGPTPAQSFGSSPATGTSPFSSTPFASGQPAGSGSSFGNVSKSRPKSRTARR, from the exons atGTCGTTTTCAGGATTCTCTACTCAACCTCAACAAAACCTTTTTCAACCCCAATCTCAACCTAATTCCTTTCAACAAACTAACCTCTTTCAACAAacccaacagcaacagcagcaaccgCAACAGTTTCaatttcagcagcagcaacaacagcaacagcaacaattaTATCTCCTAACAAACGATAAAACTCCAGCAACTTATAATACCAAATGGGCTGATCTTCATCCTGATTCTCAGAAAACCCTTCTCCAGATCGA AGAGAGAATATTGGAGTTCAGGGATGAAAGCCAACGACTTGATCAATGTAGCCGTCTTTACGATTCCTCGGTCTCCAATGATGGATTCGAGCTCGATGCTAGTCATATTGTGCAG GAACTTGGGGGAATCAGCACTGGCATGGAAAGAGAGAAAATTGTGCTGCAAGAACTGATGGTTGTCATAAAAAACATAATGAGAAACACAGAACTTGCAGTGCGTTCATTCATGATACTCCGCCCTAGGTTTATTCATCCAAAGGTGGGAGCTGCCGCAAATATTAACGCCCAAGGTCAAGCTCAAGGAGCTCCAAGTGCGATTACTCCATCAGTATCTACCTCTAGTGTACCTGAATATGATTTCTACAGTGGGCTGCCAAGAAGACCATCACCTTTCATGCAGCAAACAGTAGCCAGATTAGAGAAATATCTTGGTGAGTGCCGCCAGTGTGTTGAAGAGTTAGAGCAACTGCTCCTCTCTGATTCTGAGAGATCTTCTGGTTCAGATTCATCATTGTTGCAGTCTTTACCAAAGGTTTTGTCCAATGTGCACGATTTCTTTGTTCATGTAGCTGCCAAG GTGGAGAGTCTTCATCAAGGCATTGAATCCATGAAGTCAGCTTATCTTGCTGACCAACGACGACGAGGGGATAGTAATGATCCATTTCTTGAGGCAGATCGGAGGCAACTGGCCAAACAAGAAGCTGCTTCTAAGAGAGTTCATCCAACATTACATTTGCCCGCCGTTTCACAACCATCTACTCAGGTAGCAGGTTTGTTTGCTGGTTCAGCAGCACCGGCTATAAATGCACCACAACCATCATTAGGGACCACGCCAGCTTCTTCAGGGAGTGGGTTCTCTCTTTTCACATCCCCAGCTGCTGCTCCATCGGCCAACTTATTTTCTACCCCAGCATCTGCTCCAACGTCGTCCCTTTTCGGTTCACCTGCTGCTTCTCCTCAACCTCCAATTTTAGGGACACTGCAACCATCTTTGTTTGGTCCAACCCCAGCTCAATCTTTTGGTTCTAGCCCTGCCACTGGGACTTCACCTTTCTCTTCTACTCCTTTCGCATCAG GTCAACCAGCAGGATCTGGGTCAAGCTTTGGGAATGTTTCT AAGTCTCGGCCAAAATCCAGGACTGCAAGACGCTAG
- the LOC113349741 gene encoding nuclear pore complex protein NUP58-like isoform X2 yields MSFSGFSTQPQQNLFQPQSQPNSFQQTNLFQQTQQQQQQPQQFQFQQQQQQQQQQLYLLTNDKTPATYNTKWADLHPDSQKTLLQIEERILEFRDESQRLDQCSRLYDSSVSNDGFELDASHIVQELGGISTGMEREKIVLQELMVVIKNIMRNTELAVRSFMILRPRFIHPKVGAAANINAQGQAQGAPSAITPSVSTSSVPEYDFYSGLPRRPSPFMQQTVARLEKYLGECRQCVEELEQLLLSDSERSSGSDSSLLQSLPKVLSNVHDFFVHVAAKVESLHQGIESMKSAYLADQRRRGDSNDPFLEADRRQLAKQEAASKRVHPTLHLPAVSQPSTQVAGLFAGSAAPAINAPQPSLGTTPASSGSGFSLFTSPAAAPSANLFSTPASAPTSSLFGSPAASPQPPILGTLQPSLFGPTPAQSFGSSPATGTSPFSSTPFASGQPAGSGSSFGNVSSRPKSRTARR; encoded by the exons atGTCGTTTTCAGGATTCTCTACTCAACCTCAACAAAACCTTTTTCAACCCCAATCTCAACCTAATTCCTTTCAACAAACTAACCTCTTTCAACAAacccaacagcaacagcagcaaccgCAACAGTTTCaatttcagcagcagcaacaacagcaacagcaacaattaTATCTCCTAACAAACGATAAAACTCCAGCAACTTATAATACCAAATGGGCTGATCTTCATCCTGATTCTCAGAAAACCCTTCTCCAGATCGA AGAGAGAATATTGGAGTTCAGGGATGAAAGCCAACGACTTGATCAATGTAGCCGTCTTTACGATTCCTCGGTCTCCAATGATGGATTCGAGCTCGATGCTAGTCATATTGTGCAG GAACTTGGGGGAATCAGCACTGGCATGGAAAGAGAGAAAATTGTGCTGCAAGAACTGATGGTTGTCATAAAAAACATAATGAGAAACACAGAACTTGCAGTGCGTTCATTCATGATACTCCGCCCTAGGTTTATTCATCCAAAGGTGGGAGCTGCCGCAAATATTAACGCCCAAGGTCAAGCTCAAGGAGCTCCAAGTGCGATTACTCCATCAGTATCTACCTCTAGTGTACCTGAATATGATTTCTACAGTGGGCTGCCAAGAAGACCATCACCTTTCATGCAGCAAACAGTAGCCAGATTAGAGAAATATCTTGGTGAGTGCCGCCAGTGTGTTGAAGAGTTAGAGCAACTGCTCCTCTCTGATTCTGAGAGATCTTCTGGTTCAGATTCATCATTGTTGCAGTCTTTACCAAAGGTTTTGTCCAATGTGCACGATTTCTTTGTTCATGTAGCTGCCAAG GTGGAGAGTCTTCATCAAGGCATTGAATCCATGAAGTCAGCTTATCTTGCTGACCAACGACGACGAGGGGATAGTAATGATCCATTTCTTGAGGCAGATCGGAGGCAACTGGCCAAACAAGAAGCTGCTTCTAAGAGAGTTCATCCAACATTACATTTGCCCGCCGTTTCACAACCATCTACTCAGGTAGCAGGTTTGTTTGCTGGTTCAGCAGCACCGGCTATAAATGCACCACAACCATCATTAGGGACCACGCCAGCTTCTTCAGGGAGTGGGTTCTCTCTTTTCACATCCCCAGCTGCTGCTCCATCGGCCAACTTATTTTCTACCCCAGCATCTGCTCCAACGTCGTCCCTTTTCGGTTCACCTGCTGCTTCTCCTCAACCTCCAATTTTAGGGACACTGCAACCATCTTTGTTTGGTCCAACCCCAGCTCAATCTTTTGGTTCTAGCCCTGCCACTGGGACTTCACCTTTCTCTTCTACTCCTTTCGCATCAG GTCAACCAGCAGGATCTGGGTCAAGCTTTGGGAATGTTTCT TCTCGGCCAAAATCCAGGACTGCAAGACGCTAG